GGCTATACACAGACAATTAAGCGGGCAAAGCATATCGCTGAACACGTTGACTCCGATTCGCCTGTATGGGAAGTTGTCGAGGAAGTCATCGCCGACCATCCGGTCTTGCTCAACCGACCACCGACCTTGCACCGTCTTGGCATTCAAGCGTTTTTGCCTGTTTTGGTGGAAGGTAAATCCATCAGAATTCCGCCCCTCGTTTGTAAGGCGTTTAATGCTGATTTTGATGGCGACCAGATGGCGGTTCACGTACCGCTGACGGTCGAGGCACAGGCTGAGGCGAAACTCCTCATGCTCAGTAGCCACAACATTTTGAAGCCTTCACACGGGAGTCCAATCGCCGTTCCTGAACTCGACATGGTCCTTGGACCCAGTTTCCTTACCAAAACGTTAGCAGGACACGCTGAAGATGCCGCACTTTTGCACGAGGCGTACACGGCAGGAGACGCTTCTGCGTTTGAGGCACTTCGTGACAAGCCGTGGTATCACCGACGCTTCGCGCATCCGGAGGAGGTTATCACCGCCCATGCTGCAGGTCAACTTAAACTGCACGACAGTGTTCAACTTTTCTCTTTATCTGACGAAGGTGTGAAAATTACGGAACCTATTCTCACAACAGTAGGGAGGGTTATCTTTAACGAAGTGCTCCCTTCTGAATTAGCATGGGAAGATGAACACTCGCAGCAGCATATTCATTTTTTCAATGCCGAGGCAGGAGGTAGGGAATTATCTGCCCTAATTCATCGATGCTTTAACGAGTTAGGCACACGAATCACAACCGAAGTACTTGAAAATGTCCAAAAACTCGCTTTTGAGTACGCAACGTTGAGCGGCATTTCGCCAGGGATCACGGATTATATTACACCTAACAGCCGGAACGAGTTGGTGAATACGGCAAAGGCAGAAATTGAAAATCTCCTTGAAGGTGCCCCCGCAACTGAAAGCGAGGAATCCGAAAACGAGCAGATTCGCATCTGGCTGAACGCAAAAGACAAGATCGAAGCTGAGATGTTTGAAACCTTACCCCAGATAGAGACCGCCCTTGTTGAGCGTGGAGACCCGCGTAAGGTTCACCCGAACGTCGATCACAATGGATTAGAGGTAGATGACAAAACGGTGGAGGGTTTCAGCCCAGTACATATTATGGCGGATAGTGGGGCTCGCGCCCGAAAAGATCCGTTTATGCAAATCAGTGCTTTTATTGGACTGAAGGCAAAGCAGGATGGTGATATCCTTATTCCACCGATAGGGACAGCGACTTCTCGGGAAGGCGACTCAGATCTCCCTAACTATTTTTGCTCCTATCGCGAAGGGTTGGATGTACTCGACTACTTTAACTCTACTTACGGGTCGCGTAAAGGTTTGGTGGACACAGCACTGAAAACTGCGCATTCGGGATACCTCACCCGGAGACTTGTCGATGTCGCACAGGATGTCCGCGTTACTGCTGAAGATTGCCATACGTTGAATAGCATCCAGAAGTTCGCGACAGAAGGCGGGGACCTCGCCTTTAAAATTAGTGGACGCACCACCGCCGAGGACATTGTCCATCCGGAGAGTGGTGATGTCTTTGTTCCTGCCAACACCATCATATCCTCACAGATGGCGAGCCAGATTGATGCCCTTGGCATAAAGGTGGTGCGGGTACGCTCCGTCCTTACCTGCCAAACCGACGAAGGCGTTTGCGCCAAATGCTACGGGAACGATCTGACAACAAATAGCCTTGTGAATGTTGGTGAAGCCATCGGGATTATCGCCGCACAATCCATTGGTGAACCCGGAACGCAGCTGACGATGCGTACATTCCATACAGGGGGTGCTGTTGAGGATGTTTCGGAAGCCCGGCAGCATAAGATCCTATCCAAAGCCAGCGGCACCGTACGTTTCCGAGATTTCCAACCCGGACGAACCGTCAAACAGGAACGTGATCTCTGGATCGCTACCGAAAACCGGGCAAATCTTGATGGACCTGCTTACAAAGTCCAACAAGTCAATCACCCAGGTTGCCAACTACGTGAAGGCGAATTACTCAGCGAGAAACAGTATAGCGAAAACACTG
This portion of the Candidatus Poribacteria bacterium genome encodes:
- the rpoC gene encoding DNA-directed RNA polymerase subunit beta'; the protein is MNTAFDSISIKIASPDQIKDSAKQTSCKRRTPAEATDGTFICPEKGTCSCGEVKKAETINYRSFRPEPEGLFCEAIFGPQKDWECNCGKYKRIKHKGMICDRCGVEITQQRVRRDRLGYIQLAAPVSHIWYFKGLPSRIGVFCGLSSRDVERVLYFEGFIVVEVTDPDCPLEVGQVLTEVEYVEHSNKHWGGFRAGTGAEVIREILSDIDLEEKIEALTQELAETTSNQKKLKVAKQLKQMADFAEAEQRPEWMILDVIPVIPPDLRPLVPLEGGRFATSDLNDLYRRVINRNNRLRKLIQLRSPEVILRNEKRMLQEAVDAFFDNGRHGRRVTGPGNRPLKSLAEVLKGKIGRFRQNLLGKRVDYSGRSVIVVGPELGLHQCGIPKRMAVELFKPFIIERLQAYGYTQTIKRAKHIAEHVDSDSPVWEVVEEVIADHPVLLNRPPTLHRLGIQAFLPVLVEGKSIRIPPLVCKAFNADFDGDQMAVHVPLTVEAQAEAKLLMLSSHNILKPSHGSPIAVPELDMVLGPSFLTKTLAGHAEDAALLHEAYTAGDASAFEALRDKPWYHRRFAHPEEVITAHAAGQLKLHDSVQLFSLSDEGVKITEPILTTVGRVIFNEVLPSELAWEDEHSQQHIHFFNAEAGGRELSALIHRCFNELGTRITTEVLENVQKLAFEYATLSGISPGITDYITPNSRNELVNTAKAEIENLLEGAPATESEESENEQIRIWLNAKDKIEAEMFETLPQIETALVERGDPRKVHPNVDHNGLEVDDKTVEGFSPVHIMADSGARARKDPFMQISAFIGLKAKQDGDILIPPIGTATSREGDSDLPNYFCSYREGLDVLDYFNSTYGSRKGLVDTALKTAHSGYLTRRLVDVAQDVRVTAEDCHTLNSIQKFATEGGDLAFKISGRTTAEDIVHPESGDVFVPANTIISSQMASQIDALGIKVVRVRSVLTCQTDEGVCAKCYGNDLTTNSLVNVGEAIGIIAAQSIGEPGTQLTMRTFHTGGAVEDVSEARQHKILSKASGTVRFRDFQPGRTVKQERDLWIATENRANLDGPAYKVQQVNHPGCQLREGELLSEKQYSENTERYKGFDTKTWLYEVTAVLDSDCRLKIGQQLSQAEYVKALAEYGFQRFVTPHYRVTQVQHPDVSVKAGDLLTEEAVKQLKDEIRQGFDIELYYLDPDTGELVKEEDLKEASN